The following are from one region of the Nicotiana tabacum cultivar K326 chromosome 3, ASM71507v2, whole genome shotgun sequence genome:
- the LOC107773522 gene encoding CRIB domain-containing protein RIC6-like, with amino-acid sequence MTTKVKGLLKGLRYISQVFDEDKEKEMQIGFPTDVKHVAHIGWDGPSVDNPSWMKEFKSPGAFQSAPLVPPPGDLKENPDIKWVSEDSNRRSRNANSSSPTKDIKPEKPRTSRRHSTTENGTHDSTNKEPGNKSRSSRRHHNKEITSDGPKSSESSAKNHPDIPKKSRRKKSKEDGSASGSTRPSRSKGTYSTDSSPGQERESESSEISKEKQEE; translated from the exons ATGACCACAAAGGTGAAAGGCCTTCTTAAAGGCCTTAGGTATATTTCTCAAGTTTTTG atgaggataaagaaaaagaaatgcaAATTGGTTTTCCTACAGATGTAAAACATGTTGCACATATAGGATGGGATGGTCCATCTGTTGATAATCCAAGCTGG ATGAAAGAATTCAAATCACCAGGAGCATTTCAATCAGCTCCTTTGGTTCCTCCTCCTGGAGATCTTAAAGAAAATCCTGATATTAAATGGGTTTCTGAAG ATTCAAACAGAAGGTCTAGAAATGCAAATAGTTCATCTCCAACCAAAGACATTAAACCAGAAAAACCAAGAACATCCAGGAGACATTCTACTACAGAAAATGGCACTCATGATTCTACAAACAAAGAACCTGGAAACAAATCCAGGAGTTCCAGGCGACATCATAACAAGGAAATAACGTCGGATGGTCCTAAATCGAGTGAATCTTCAGCTAAAAACCACCCTGATATCCCCAAAAAATCGCGACGAAAGAAGTCCAAGGAGGATGGTTCAGCCTCTGGCTCGACTCGACCATCAAGATCCAAAGGCACTTATTCTACAGATTCAAGTCCTGGACAGGAAAGGGAGAGTGAGAGTAGTGAAATTTCTAAAGAAAAACAAGAGgaataa